In the genome of Dermacentor andersoni chromosome 3, qqDerAnde1_hic_scaffold, whole genome shotgun sequence, one region contains:
- the LOC126539474 gene encoding histone H2A-like, with amino-acid sequence MSSSRHSYSSGKSPKRPKQQSRSSRAGLSFPVGRIHRLLRKGNYSERVSGAAPVYLAAVLEYLTAEVLELAGNAARDNNKARVTPRHLQLAVRNDDELSKLLSGVTIAEGGVLPHIRPQLLPKASSAKSKKSDETAAASQDF; translated from the coding sequence ATGTCGTCCAGCCGTCACTCGTACTCCAGCGGCAAATCGCCAAAGCGCCCGAAGCAGCAGTCCCGCTCTTCGCGAGCCGGCCTCTCTTTCCCGGTGGGTCGCATCCACCGGCTTCTGCGCAAAGGCAACTACTCCGAACGCGTGAGCGGCGCCGCACCCGTCTACTTGGCCGCGGTGCTCGAGTACCTCACGGCCGAGGTCCTGGAACTCGCCGGCAACGCGGCGCGGGACAACAACAAGGCGCGCGTCACCCCGCGCCATCTGCAGCTTGCCGTGCGCAACGACGACGAACTGagcaagctgctctccggcgtgaccaTCGCCGAAGGAGGCGTCCTGCCACACATTCGGCCGCAACTGCTCCCCAAAGCGTCGAGCGCCAAGTCGAAGAAGTCGGACGAAACGGCAGCAGCCAGCCAGGACTTTTAA